A region of Mammaliicoccus sp. Dog046 DNA encodes the following proteins:
- a CDS encoding MerR family transcriptional regulator, with amino-acid sequence MQKINQIPISEFASLTNVTRQTLIYYDKINLFKPDYINDMGYRYYSIKQIEFISVITLLKELGMPLKEIKEYTQNKSPEYFLNLMTQQKKTIQAQKQHLEYNEMIIDDKIQLIKEAIQTPFDEITLQEIEESTFYISDDIANASELDFLLSINQFIDELKSHELFTSQPIGVISNRADIINHRYHNYSHLYVKIPNAKRHYENTITLKGQYLIGYHLGRDTNIEETYLKMIKEIENMHLNIGQYVYEEFVFDSVIKNNENEYITKIMIEVE; translated from the coding sequence ATGCAAAAAATTAATCAAATTCCTATAAGTGAGTTTGCTAGTTTAACAAATGTGACTCGTCAAACTCTTATCTATTACGATAAAATCAACCTTTTCAAACCGGATTATATCAATGACATGGGTTACCGTTATTACTCCATTAAACAAATTGAATTCATCAGCGTTATCACATTACTCAAGGAATTAGGCATGCCGCTTAAAGAGATTAAAGAATATACGCAAAACAAATCTCCCGAATACTTTTTAAATTTAATGACACAACAGAAGAAGACCATTCAAGCGCAAAAGCAGCATTTAGAATATAACGAAATGATCATCGATGATAAAATCCAACTCATTAAAGAAGCGATACAAACGCCATTCGATGAAATCACACTGCAAGAAATAGAAGAATCGACTTTCTACATCAGTGATGATATCGCAAATGCGTCAGAACTTGATTTCTTACTTTCCATTAATCAATTTATCGATGAACTCAAATCACACGAGCTATTTACTAGCCAACCGATTGGCGTCATTTCAAATAGAGCAGACATTATCAATCATAGATACCACAATTACAGTCATCTATACGTCAAAATTCCAAACGCCAAACGACATTACGAAAACACCATTACTTTAAAAGGCCAATACCTCATCGGTTACCATTTAGGGAGAGATACTAATATAGAAGAAACGTACTTAAAAATGATCAAAGAAATCGAAAACATGCATTTAAACATCGGACAATATGTGTATGAAGAATTTGTGTTTGATTCTGTCATTAAAAATAATGAAAATGAATATATTACGAAGATTATGATTGAAGTTGAATAA